The genomic DNA CCCGAAGAGACTTTTTTGGCCGGGTTTCCAGTTTAGCCCATAGACGTTACAACCTCCAAACGCGAGCTATAATAGGCTAATAAGAGGGGAATTAATACCGTTGCTAAAATGGGTGTGGCCGCCGGTTCCGGGAGGTGTGATATGCTGAAATTGGACCTTGACCGCGAGGAGCGGGAGGTTCTGGTGGATCTGCTGGAGACCAACTTGGCCGACTTGAGAATGGAGATCGGTGATAGTGTCCCTCTTGCCTACCGCGACATGTTGAGAAAAAAGAAGAAGGTTCTGGAGAAGACGGTGGCGTGCCTGAGGAGAGAAAGGTTTCTTCGAGTGGAGCCGATGGACCCCAAGGTGCCCCGGGTCTGAGGGGCAATCTGTTTTAACGATGAGTCAGGAACCGGCTAGTAAACTCCGAAATTCAGATAAACTATCTTCTGCCGGACGTTTTTGCCGTAATAGCAGCGCCAGTTCCCTCCGAGAGATCAATTCAGCCCCAGCTTTTCCGGCGCGGCTTATCTCCCCACGGCGAATATCGCAATGCTCAGCATAAGTGGAGGCTCGATGGAGCGGCCTGCGTACGCCGATAACCTTTAAAAAGGCGCGAAGCTCTGCCCGCCCGGACTTCCCGCACAGATCGGAAACGAGATGAGCCCAGCCATCACCGTTGGGTTTCTCCATAAATACCGCCACCGACAACCTCCATCTCCATGCCCTCACTCACAATCGTGCCCGTTCCTTTCATCGTGGTCAAGGGGGGAAGAATAAGATCCGGGAGATATATTGTCCATGGATCTTATTCCAGGGTCTTGTGTCTGGTGTCTAGTGTCTGGTAACTATATCAGGTGCCAGTAGGAAAAATACGGAATGGTGCGTTAATACTGGAGCCATGGGTGATTTACCTGAAACCCGAAACCGGAGCGAAACGACTATGCCCCTCTACGAATTTAAGTGCAATAAATGTGGACATACCTTTGACAAGATCCTGAGCATTAAGGAAATGGAAACAGTCAAGCTTAACTGTCCGAAATGTGGATCGGATGACATCAAAAAGCTCATGTCCTCCGGAGGCGTCAAAATAGGGCTGGGAGGCTATTCGGGGAAAATAAGGTAGCATTCAGTACCCAGTACCCAGTACCCAGGACACAATACCCAGGAGCCAGGACATTGAATACTTTTACGATATGACTTGGCGAAGATGTGTGATCATATTGGCGACACTTGCTATGGCGGTATGCTTGGCAGGATCATCTTTTGCTGAGGCCATGCCGCCGGAGGAGGTGTCTGTCACAGTCTCAGCCGATGTCTTGCCGCCGGAGGACGGACG from bacterium includes the following:
- a CDS encoding zinc ribbon domain-containing protein; amino-acid sequence: MGDLPETRNRSETTMPLYEFKCNKCGHTFDKILSIKEMETVKLNCPKCGSDDIKKLMSSGGVKIGLGGYSGKIR